CGTTAAAGACCACCGACTTGCCTACGTTGGGGTTCCCAGCCAAGACGATTGTCTCTGAACTGGGACGGGCGACAGTGCCTGCCGCTGAATGGCAATGAGCATCGCTCACTGTTGGTTCCTCCTGGTCGTGCTGGCTTGTCTGCGGTGCGCAGGAGCGCTCCGGTGCGGCCTTCTGCCGCTCTACGCAAGCCTGCGGACGCTGATTCGCTTTGCGAGCGAACGTCCGACGGCGATCTCCTGGCGACCGCTCTTGATGACGAGCGGGCCGGCAGGGATCTTTGTCACGCACTCGACGTTTGCGCCTTCGCACATGCCGAAACGAAGCGCCTGAACACGGGCGGCCGTGTCATTGACCGAGATGATCTCGAACTTCTCGCCCTTGCTCATGCAGTCGAGGGTGCAGGTCTCACACACGGGCGGAACGATGCTGTGAGCAGCGGTTTCTGATGGTGTTTTGTGCAGGTCGCTCACAGAAGCTCCTTCCGGGTGCTCGGGATTGCAGTGTGGTTCTGTAGTTCCGATCGGCAATACTTAGTACGTACTAAGTTTCTGCCTGACCACAGATTACTACTCGCCCTATGCCGCGTCAAGGATAAATCTGAGCGAATTGGTGGGGATTGTGACGGATGGGCGGAATCGGCCGCCCCAAGCCCCTATCGCACGCTGCTGGCAAGCACCAAGGCTGCCCGCAGAAGCGCCGGCAGCACGGGGACCGGAACGCGCATCGCGGAACCGGAACCCTTCACTCCCACGCGCCATAGATTGAGCTGCAGATGCGGAAGT
This genomic interval from Coriobacteriia bacterium contains the following:
- a CDS encoding FeoA family protein; the encoded protein is MSDLHKTPSETAAHSIVPPVCETCTLDCMSKGEKFEIISVNDTAARVQALRFGMCEGANVECVTKIPAGPLVIKSGRQEIAVGRSLAKRISVRRLA